The Saccharomonospora cyanea NA-134 genome includes a region encoding these proteins:
- the macS gene encoding MacS family sensor histidine kinase has protein sequence MTTSPSLRDPATPLWYGAIVLRWVTLGFALGAVLVHLDGYVRPLLAWTAFGCMAAWTCVTSLGYARCWGRSPWFVVGDVAVTCGIMLTSPFVLSDAQYAELAPLVTTVWAAVPPLTAGVRFGAVGGVVAGVVMTACTAVARLEINLDVARDGVLLTASGLLLGVTATTARRSQAALARAMRTEAATAERERLARSIHDSVLQVLARVRRRGSELGGEAAELARLAGEQEIALRALVTTEPPGTSENDTADLRSALQLLSTSRVQIAAPAGEVTMPSHVVGELVAAVREALSNVDKHGGPSAKAWVLLEDLGEEIVLTVRDDGPGIPSGRLEQALAEGHLGVAKSIRGRVTELGGTCTLETAPGEGTEWELRVPRPRPGRRAR, from the coding sequence ATGACCACATCGCCGTCTCTGCGTGATCCGGCGACACCGCTGTGGTACGGCGCCATCGTCCTGCGCTGGGTGACACTCGGTTTCGCCCTCGGTGCGGTCCTGGTGCACCTCGACGGCTACGTCCGTCCCCTGCTGGCGTGGACGGCGTTCGGCTGCATGGCCGCCTGGACCTGCGTGACGAGTCTCGGCTACGCGCGCTGCTGGGGGCGCTCCCCGTGGTTCGTGGTCGGCGACGTGGCCGTCACGTGCGGCATCATGCTCACCTCGCCGTTCGTGCTCTCCGACGCCCAGTACGCCGAGCTCGCTCCGCTGGTGACCACGGTGTGGGCCGCGGTGCCTCCGCTCACGGCCGGGGTGCGGTTCGGTGCCGTCGGCGGCGTCGTGGCGGGGGTGGTCATGACGGCGTGTACGGCCGTGGCGAGGTTGGAGATCAACCTGGACGTGGCGCGTGACGGCGTCCTGCTGACCGCGAGTGGTCTGCTGCTCGGGGTCACGGCCACGACCGCCCGGCGTTCGCAGGCGGCGCTGGCACGCGCCATGCGTACGGAGGCCGCCACGGCCGAGCGCGAACGACTCGCCAGGTCCATCCACGACAGCGTGTTGCAGGTGCTGGCGCGGGTGCGCAGGCGGGGTTCCGAACTCGGGGGTGAGGCGGCCGAGCTCGCCCGGCTCGCCGGTGAGCAGGAGATCGCGCTGCGGGCACTCGTCACCACGGAACCTCCGGGCACCTCGGAGAACGACACGGCCGACCTGCGTTCGGCGCTCCAGCTCCTGTCCACCTCTCGCGTGCAGATCGCAGCGCCCGCGGGAGAGGTCACGATGCCGTCGCACGTCGTCGGCGAGCTCGTCGCGGCCGTCAGGGAAGCACTGTCCAACGTAGACAAACACGGGGGGCCCTCGGCGAAGGCCTGGGTTCTGCTCGAAGACCTGGGGGAGGAGATCGTGTTGACGGTCAGGGACGACGGTCCCGGAATACCGTCCGGAAGGCTCGAACAGGCGCTCGCGGAAGGGCATCTCGGCGTCGCCAAGTCGATCAGAGGGCGGGTCACCGAGCTCGGCGGAACGTGCACGCTCGAGACCGCACCCGGTGAAGGCACCGAATGGGAGCTTCGCGTCCCGAGGCCCAGACCAGGAAGGAGAGCCAGATGA
- a CDS encoding response regulator: MTVSVMIVDDHPIWRDGVARDLTEHGFDVKATAPDADAATRIARAVRPDVVLMDINLGNTSGVDATRVITGELPDTRVLVLSASGEHNDVLQAVKAGASGYLVKSASVAELVDAVRRTSEGDPVFTAGLAGMVLGEYRRMADAPTPGDPPPRLTERETEVLRLVAKGLTAKQIADRLVISHRTVENHVQSTLRKLQLHNRVELARYAIEHGLDRDG, translated from the coding sequence ATGACGGTCTCGGTGATGATCGTCGACGATCACCCGATCTGGCGCGACGGTGTCGCCAGGGACCTCACCGAGCACGGCTTCGACGTCAAGGCCACCGCCCCCGACGCCGACGCGGCCACGCGCATCGCGCGGGCCGTGCGACCCGACGTCGTGCTCATGGACATCAACCTCGGCAACACCTCGGGCGTCGACGCGACCAGAGTCATCACCGGCGAACTCCCGGACACCCGGGTGCTGGTGCTGTCGGCCAGCGGAGAGCACAACGACGTCCTCCAGGCCGTGAAGGCCGGAGCCTCGGGCTACCTCGTGAAGTCGGCCTCGGTGGCCGAACTGGTCGACGCCGTGCGCCGGACGTCCGAGGGCGACCCCGTGTTCACGGCGGGTCTGGCGGGCATGGTGCTCGGGGAGTACCGCCGCATGGCCGACGCGCCGACGCCGGGCGATCCGCCGCCCCGGCTCACCGAGCGCGAGACCGAAGTGCTGCGGCTCGTCGCCAAGGGGCTCACGGCCAAGCAGATCGCAGACCGGCTCGTGATCTCGCACCGAACCGTCGAGAACCACGTGCAGTCCACGCTGCGGAAGCTCCAGCTCCACAACCGCGTCGAGCTGGCCCGCTACGCCATCGAGCACGGACTCGACCGCGACGGCTGA
- a CDS encoding DUF1707 SHOCT-like domain-containing protein: MNEERAENGRPNTDDGVTEEQRRLRGLRVSDTEREHVVELLKTAIGRGMLDLDEFSERADVAYAARTRGELNDVLIDLPGLVHPDAVPAFGTVGGPAVAPTPYAAATVATGEPLVVRAHGSTLVRRGHWVVPSSLVVRNRYADTRLDFTQAQVTSDVVRIELDVKWGGVTIVVPEHAGIDLNELHDIKWSAVGDKTRGNAGSPRYVVTGRLHGGSLSVRYPRKGLFS, translated from the coding sequence GTGAACGAGGAACGGGCTGAGAACGGTCGACCGAACACCGACGACGGCGTGACCGAGGAGCAGCGCAGGCTGCGCGGGCTGCGCGTGTCCGACACGGAGCGCGAACACGTGGTCGAGTTGCTGAAGACGGCGATCGGCCGGGGCATGCTCGACCTGGACGAGTTCAGTGAGCGAGCCGACGTCGCCTACGCCGCGCGTACACGGGGCGAGTTGAACGACGTGCTCATCGACCTGCCCGGGCTGGTGCATCCCGACGCCGTCCCGGCGTTCGGCACCGTCGGCGGCCCGGCGGTCGCGCCCACACCGTACGCGGCCGCGACCGTGGCGACCGGCGAACCGCTCGTCGTCCGCGCGCACGGCTCGACGCTGGTGCGCAGAGGCCACTGGGTCGTTCCCTCGTCGCTGGTGGTGCGCAACCGCTACGCCGACACCCGGCTCGACTTCACCCAGGCGCAGGTGACCAGTGACGTCGTGCGGATCGAACTCGACGTCAAGTGGGGCGGCGTGACCATCGTCGTCCCCGAGCACGCCGGCATCGACCTCAACGAGTTGCACGACATCAAGTGGTCCGCGGTCGGCGACAAGACCCGAGGCAACGCCGGCAGCCCGCGCTACGTCGTCACCGGCCGCCTGCACGGCGGCTCGTTGAGCGTGCGGTATCCGCGCAAGGGACTGTTCTCCTAG
- a CDS encoding VOC family protein encodes MTVRRVVPNIQSESVEESREFYGLLGFEEVMNHGWIMTLASRSNPAAQASFMSSDRTAPVIPDMSVEVEDVDAAYAAMRESGAEIVHPLQDEEWGVRRFFVRDPNGRVVNVLGHR; translated from the coding sequence ATGACCGTTCGCCGTGTCGTGCCCAACATCCAGTCCGAGTCCGTGGAGGAAAGCCGGGAGTTCTACGGCCTGCTGGGGTTCGAGGAGGTCATGAACCACGGCTGGATCATGACGCTCGCGTCCCGCTCCAATCCGGCGGCGCAGGCCAGCTTCATGTCGAGCGACAGGACAGCGCCGGTCATCCCGGACATGAGCGTCGAAGTGGAAGACGTGGACGCGGCCTACGCAGCCATGCGGGAGAGCGGCGCGGAGATCGTCCACCCGTTGCAGGACGAGGAGTGGGGAGTGCGACGGTTCTTCGTCCGTGACCCCAACGGCCGGGTGGTCAACGTGCTGGGCCATCGCTGA
- the ptsP gene encoding phosphoenolpyruvate--protein phosphotransferase: MREPQLSGVGVSPGRASGPVVKVTESIEEPASTPAPDDPHAEAARIAPAAQTVAARLETTAAAASGDAATILTTTAAMAADPALVSQAEQLVTAQRIPAARAMYEAANNFATALASAGGYMAERVRDIHDVRDRIIAELLGIEPPGVPTLERPSVLFARDLAPADTASLDPERVLALVTEEGGPTSHTAILARSLRIPAVVAVKGALAFEAEAVVVDGVTGEVKAVDPDAPVVTSTEAAGIDWNGVGATSDGHRIRVFANVGAPTDALAAAEAGAEGVGLFRTEFCYLDVDAEPSVAGQQAAYAAVLGPFSGKPVTVRTLDAGADKPLVFLSQEDEPNPALGVRGIRVSFERTGVLERQLEAIAGAAEESKADVSVMAPMVATAEEAAWFADRVRAAGLSRAGVMIEVPSAALTAREVFDAVDFVSLGTNDLAQYTFAADRQLGAVAMLNDPWQPALLRLIALVGEAAKEKGKPAGVCGEAAADPLLARVLAGLGITSLSMNAGSVRAVGASLASATFADCERAARAALAAPTANAARVAVAEAQ; encoded by the coding sequence ATGCGTGAACCGCAGCTCTCCGGGGTCGGAGTGAGCCCCGGCCGCGCGAGTGGACCCGTCGTCAAGGTCACGGAGTCGATCGAGGAACCGGCGAGCACACCGGCTCCCGACGACCCGCACGCGGAGGCCGCGCGGATCGCTCCCGCGGCGCAGACCGTGGCCGCTCGCCTCGAGACGACGGCGGCCGCCGCGAGCGGGGACGCCGCCACGATCCTCACCACCACGGCGGCGATGGCCGCCGACCCGGCCCTGGTCAGTCAGGCCGAGCAGCTGGTGACAGCGCAGCGCATCCCGGCCGCGAGGGCGATGTACGAGGCGGCGAACAACTTCGCGACGGCGCTGGCGTCCGCGGGCGGCTACATGGCCGAACGGGTGCGCGACATCCACGACGTCCGTGACCGCATCATCGCCGAGCTGCTCGGCATCGAACCGCCCGGTGTGCCGACCCTGGAGCGCCCGAGTGTGCTCTTCGCTCGTGACCTCGCTCCGGCGGACACCGCTTCGCTGGACCCGGAGCGGGTGTTGGCCCTCGTCACCGAGGAGGGCGGACCCACCAGCCACACCGCCATCCTCGCGCGCTCGCTGCGGATTCCCGCCGTGGTGGCGGTCAAGGGCGCACTCGCCTTCGAGGCGGAGGCCGTGGTCGTCGACGGCGTCACCGGCGAGGTGAAGGCCGTCGACCCGGACGCGCCCGTCGTCACGTCGACGGAGGCCGCCGGGATCGACTGGAACGGCGTGGGCGCCACGTCGGACGGCCACCGGATCAGGGTGTTCGCCAACGTCGGCGCACCCACCGACGCGCTGGCCGCCGCCGAGGCCGGGGCCGAGGGCGTCGGCCTGTTCCGCACCGAGTTCTGCTACCTGGACGTCGACGCCGAACCCTCCGTCGCCGGCCAGCAGGCCGCCTACGCGGCCGTGCTCGGACCGTTCTCGGGCAAACCGGTCACCGTGCGCACGCTCGACGCGGGTGCGGACAAGCCGCTGGTGTTCCTCTCGCAGGAGGACGAGCCGAACCCGGCGCTCGGCGTGCGCGGCATCCGGGTGTCGTTCGAGCGCACCGGCGTGCTCGAACGGCAGCTCGAAGCCATCGCCGGTGCGGCGGAGGAGTCGAAGGCGGACGTCTCCGTGATGGCGCCGATGGTGGCCACCGCGGAGGAGGCGGCGTGGTTCGCCGACCGTGTCCGGGCGGCGGGCCTGTCGCGGGCGGGCGTGATGATCGAGGTGCCTTCGGCCGCGCTGACCGCCCGCGAGGTGTTCGACGCCGTGGACTTCGTGTCGCTCGGCACGAACGACCTCGCGCAGTACACCTTCGCCGCCGACCGGCAGCTCGGGGCGGTGGCGATGTTGAACGACCCGTGGCAGCCCGCGTTGCTACGGCTCATCGCCCTCGTCGGTGAGGCCGCGAAGGAGAAGGGCAAGCCCGCGGGCGTGTGCGGCGAGGCGGCCGCCGATCCGCTGCTCGCGCGTGTGCTCGCCGGTCTCGGCATCACGAGCCTGTCCATGAACGCGGGCTCGGTGCGTGCGGTGGGCGCCAGTCTCGCGTCGGCGACGTTCGCCGACTGTGAGCGTGCCGCCCGGGCCGCACTGGCCGCGCCGACGGCCAACGCCGCGCGCGTGGCGGTGGCGGAGGCTCAGTAG
- a CDS encoding ribokinase, with the protein MTAQVLVVGSANADLVVAADRRPAGGETVLGGDTEILPGGKGANTAVAAARLGADVALLGAVGDDAHGSLLLDSLRKSGVRTDLVRVVPRPTGLAFITVTPDGENSILVSPGANRALRPEDVTSALPGAEVMVVSMEIPLATVEHAVNTAAAAGTRTILNLSPVASVPEPTLAVVDLLLVNQHEAAWLLGGSEDTAVRTSELPGLLDLGPRGAVVTSGARGAVVVEADGLTEVPSPSVDVVDTTGAGDAFAGALATALSGGAALTDAVEQAVRVAAFSVTRRGAQPSYPTVAELR; encoded by the coding sequence GTGACTGCACAGGTGCTCGTCGTCGGATCCGCCAACGCCGACCTCGTGGTCGCGGCCGACCGTCGCCCGGCAGGCGGTGAGACCGTCCTCGGCGGTGACACGGAGATCCTGCCCGGTGGCAAGGGGGCGAACACGGCCGTCGCGGCGGCCCGGCTCGGTGCCGACGTCGCGCTCCTCGGCGCGGTCGGCGACGACGCGCACGGCAGCCTCCTGCTCGACTCGCTCAGGAAGTCCGGGGTGCGTACCGACCTCGTGCGCGTGGTTCCGAGGCCCACCGGGCTCGCGTTCATCACGGTGACGCCCGACGGCGAGAACTCGATCCTCGTCTCGCCCGGCGCCAACCGGGCGCTACGTCCCGAGGACGTGACCTCCGCCCTGCCAGGGGCAGAGGTCATGGTGGTGTCGATGGAGATCCCGCTCGCCACGGTCGAGCACGCCGTCAACACGGCGGCCGCGGCGGGCACGAGGACGATCCTCAACCTCTCCCCCGTCGCGTCCGTCCCCGAGCCCACGCTTGCCGTCGTGGACCTGCTGCTGGTCAACCAGCACGAGGCCGCCTGGCTGCTCGGGGGTTCCGAGGACACGGCGGTGCGGACCTCCGAGTTGCCAGGGCTCCTCGATCTCGGGCCGCGGGGCGCCGTGGTCACCTCGGGCGCGCGGGGCGCCGTGGTCGTCGAGGCCGACGGGTTGACCGAGGTGCCCTCGCCCAGCGTCGACGTCGTCGACACGACCGGAGCCGGTGACGCCTTCGCCGGGGCGTTGGCCACCGCGCTCTCCGGTGGAGCAGCGCTTACCGACGCGGTCGAGCAGGCCGTGCGGGTCGCGGCGTTCTCGGTCACTCGCCGGGGTGCCCAGCCGTCCTATCCAACCGTCGCCGAACTAAGGTGA
- the leuS gene encoding leucine--tRNA ligase, with protein MTDGTEATPAHRYTAELAARIEKHWQDHWTEHGTYHAPNPVGALAQEEPVPSDKLFVQDMFPYPSGAGLHVGHPLGFIGTDVFARYNRMVGRNVLHTMGFDAFGLPAEQYAVQTGTHPRTTTEANIERYLEQIRRLGLGHDERRRIATTDVDYYRWTQWIFLQIFNAYYDTELGKARPVSELEKAYAEGRRATPDGRPWSELSRKEQREIIDSQRLVYLSEAPVNWAPGLGTVVANEEVTADGRTERGNFPVFRRNLRQWVMRITAYADRLIDDLDRLDWPEKIKTMQRNWIGRSRGANVRFPAGEHTIEVFTTRPDTLFGATYMVLAPEHPLVDELVPSAWPGNVDERWTGGAATPAEAVAAYRRETSRKSELDRQESRDKTGVFTGAYATNPVNGKRIPVFVADYVLMGYGTGAIMAVPAQDQRDWDFATKFGLEIVRTVQPSEGFDGEAFTGDGVAVNSANDEVSLNGLGVDEAKATITEWLERKGYGEGTVQYKLRDWLFARQRYWGEPFPIVYDSDGTPIALPEDQLPVVLPEVDDYSPKTFDPEDADAEPEPPLARATDWVEVRLDLGDGEKTYRRDTNVMPQWAGSCWYQLRYIDPENGERFVDPENERYWMGPRPEEHGPGDPGGLDLYIGGVEHGVLHLLYSRFWHKVLYDLGHVSSEEPYRRLYNQGYIQAYAYTDSRGVYVPADEVVERDGRFFHDGQEVKQEYGKMGKSLKNVVTPDEIAEDYGADTFRFYEMAMGPLDVSRPWATKDVVGAHRFLQRLWRLVVDEATGEVRVDDTELTDEDLRQLHRTIAGVREDYANLRFNTAGAKLIELNNHVTKRYGSAKATPRALAEPLVLMLAPMCPHVAEELWSRLGHGDTLVHGPFPTADEKYLVDETVEYPIQVNGKVRSRVSVPADADTEAVKKAALADEKIAALLEGTEPRKVIVVPGRLVNVVK; from the coding sequence ATGACGGACGGAACCGAGGCGACCCCGGCACACCGTTACACGGCGGAGTTGGCGGCGCGGATCGAGAAGCACTGGCAGGACCACTGGACCGAGCACGGCACCTACCACGCACCGAACCCGGTGGGTGCGCTCGCGCAGGAGGAGCCGGTGCCGTCGGACAAACTCTTCGTGCAGGACATGTTCCCGTACCCGTCGGGGGCGGGCCTGCACGTCGGACACCCGCTGGGCTTCATCGGCACCGACGTCTTCGCACGCTACAACCGCATGGTCGGCCGTAACGTGCTCCACACGATGGGCTTCGACGCGTTCGGGTTGCCCGCCGAGCAGTACGCGGTGCAGACGGGCACGCACCCGCGCACCACCACCGAGGCCAACATCGAGCGGTACCTGGAGCAGATCCGCAGGCTGGGACTCGGGCACGACGAGCGCCGACGGATCGCGACCACCGACGTCGACTACTACCGCTGGACGCAGTGGATCTTCCTGCAGATCTTCAACGCCTACTACGACACCGAACTCGGCAAGGCCCGGCCGGTCTCCGAGCTCGAGAAGGCCTACGCGGAGGGGCGCCGCGCCACGCCGGACGGCCGGCCCTGGAGTGAGCTGTCGCGCAAGGAGCAGCGCGAGATCATCGACTCCCAACGGCTGGTGTACCTGTCCGAGGCGCCGGTGAACTGGGCTCCCGGCCTCGGCACGGTGGTCGCGAACGAGGAGGTCACCGCGGACGGCCGCACCGAGCGCGGCAACTTCCCGGTGTTCCGGCGCAACCTGCGCCAGTGGGTGATGCGCATCACCGCGTACGCCGACCGCCTGATCGACGATCTGGACCGGCTCGACTGGCCGGAGAAGATCAAGACGATGCAGCGGAACTGGATCGGCCGCTCGCGCGGCGCGAACGTCCGGTTCCCCGCCGGTGAGCACACGATCGAGGTGTTCACCACGCGCCCGGACACCCTGTTCGGCGCCACCTACATGGTGCTGGCGCCGGAGCACCCGCTGGTGGACGAACTGGTCCCCTCGGCGTGGCCCGGAAACGTCGACGAGCGGTGGACCGGCGGCGCCGCGACCCCCGCGGAAGCCGTGGCCGCGTACCGGCGCGAGACCTCGCGCAAGTCGGAGCTCGACCGTCAGGAGAGCAGGGACAAGACGGGTGTGTTCACCGGCGCCTACGCCACCAACCCGGTGAACGGCAAGCGGATCCCCGTGTTCGTCGCCGACTACGTGCTGATGGGCTACGGCACCGGCGCGATCATGGCGGTGCCCGCCCAGGACCAGCGCGACTGGGACTTCGCGACGAAGTTCGGGCTGGAGATCGTCCGCACGGTGCAGCCGAGCGAGGGCTTCGACGGCGAGGCGTTCACCGGCGACGGTGTGGCCGTCAACTCCGCCAACGACGAGGTCAGCCTGAACGGACTGGGCGTCGACGAGGCCAAGGCGACGATCACCGAGTGGCTGGAGCGGAAGGGCTACGGCGAGGGCACGGTCCAGTACAAGCTGCGCGACTGGTTGTTCGCCAGGCAGCGCTACTGGGGTGAACCCTTCCCGATCGTCTACGACTCCGACGGGACGCCGATCGCGCTGCCGGAGGACCAGCTCCCGGTCGTGCTGCCCGAGGTGGACGACTACTCGCCGAAGACGTTCGACCCCGAGGACGCCGACGCCGAGCCGGAGCCACCGTTGGCGCGGGCCACCGACTGGGTCGAGGTGAGGTTGGACCTGGGTGACGGGGAGAAGACCTACCGCCGCGACACCAACGTGATGCCGCAGTGGGCGGGGTCGTGCTGGTACCAGCTTCGCTACATCGACCCCGAGAACGGCGAGCGGTTCGTCGACCCGGAGAACGAGCGCTACTGGATGGGGCCGCGCCCCGAGGAGCACGGCCCCGGGGATCCGGGTGGTCTGGACCTGTACATCGGTGGTGTCGAGCACGGCGTGCTGCACCTGCTGTACTCGCGGTTCTGGCACAAGGTCCTCTACGACCTGGGCCACGTGTCGTCGGAGGAGCCGTACCGCAGGCTGTACAACCAGGGCTACATCCAGGCCTACGCCTACACCGACTCGCGTGGTGTCTACGTCCCGGCCGACGAGGTCGTCGAGCGTGACGGCAGGTTCTTCCACGACGGCCAGGAGGTGAAGCAGGAGTACGGCAAGATGGGCAAGAGCCTGAAGAACGTCGTGACTCCTGACGAGATCGCCGAGGACTACGGCGCGGACACCTTCCGCTTCTACGAGATGGCGATGGGGCCGCTCGACGTGTCACGACCGTGGGCCACCAAGGACGTCGTGGGCGCACACCGGTTCCTGCAGCGTCTGTGGCGGCTGGTGGTGGACGAGGCCACCGGCGAGGTGCGGGTGGACGACACCGAGTTGACCGACGAGGACCTGCGGCAGCTTCACCGGACGATCGCCGGGGTCAGGGAGGACTACGCGAACCTGCGGTTCAACACGGCGGGCGCGAAGCTCATCGAGTTGAACAACCACGTCACGAAGAGGTACGGCTCGGCGAAGGCGACGCCACGCGCGTTGGCGGAGCCGCTGGTGCTGATGCTGGCTCCGATGTGCCCGCACGTCGCGGAGGAGTTGTGGAGTCGGCTCGGCCACGGGGACACGCTGGTGCACGGGCCGTTCCCGACGGCGGACGAGAAGTACCTGGTGGACGAGACCGTCGAGTATCCGATCCAGGTCAACGGCAAGGTCCGGTCGCGGGTCTCGGTTCCGGCGGACGCGGACACCGAAGCCGTGAAGAAGGCGGCGCTGGCCGACGAGAAGATCGCGGCGCTGCTGGAGGGTACGGAACCGCGCAAGGTCATCGTGGTGCCGGGCCGCCTGGTGAACGTGGTGAAGTAG
- a CDS encoding SdpI family protein, producing the protein MFVLALIPALLGVLVGWGGFLGWREKLPRSRGAGVRTDATMRSDEAFRVANRVAGLPTMVAGAVGVLAGAAVLAMPDTLGAVLAATFGVVAVFVLVAGGGVLGHRAASAVPAPVEPAGCGGCACSGGGGCGVLR; encoded by the coding sequence GTGTTCGTGCTCGCGTTGATTCCCGCACTGCTCGGCGTCCTGGTTGGTTGGGGCGGTTTCCTCGGCTGGCGGGAGAAGCTTCCCCGCTCGCGTGGCGCGGGAGTGCGGACCGACGCCACCATGCGCAGTGACGAGGCGTTCCGCGTGGCCAACCGCGTGGCGGGCCTGCCCACGATGGTCGCCGGAGCCGTCGGAGTGCTGGCGGGTGCCGCCGTGCTGGCGATGCCCGACACCCTCGGCGCGGTGCTCGCCGCGACCTTCGGCGTGGTCGCCGTGTTCGTCCTCGTGGCCGGTGGCGGAGTTCTCGGGCACCGGGCCGCGAGCGCCGTGCCCGCCCCCGTCGAGCCCGCGGGCTGCGGCGGTTGCGCGTGCAGCGGTGGAGGCGGCTGCGGCGTCCTGCGCTGA
- a CDS encoding MFS transporter, producing MSVLERVLDVRPLRTSPAFRRLWVSTSFSTVGHQLAVVAVLAQSWELTGDPVAVGAVGLAQALPMMVGGLVGGVLADALDRRGLVLATTAGQGVAAAGLAAQAFAQLGSFSLLLALVGLQSGCAALGAPARRTFVVTLLPGQQVGAGLAWTNLSFQAAMLVGPALGGVVTAAWGSGACYAADAASLVIAAYGVLRLPAMRPAGETRVRPRTVVQGLTFVARTPVVAGAFLTDVCATVLAMPIALFPALNDERFAGDPKTLGLFLSAIAVGGLAAGFLSGSFTRLRRLGIVQLVAAAVWGVALTGFGLATPLWLALACLAVAGAADTVSVVSRGALVQLATPDSHRGRVSGVEFVVGASLPDLGNFRAGAVAGVASPAFAAVSGGLLCLAGLGALAVGNRSLRRFRTGAPEQEPDPVG from the coding sequence GTGAGCGTGCTGGAGCGTGTCCTCGACGTCCGGCCGCTGCGGACGAGCCCCGCGTTCCGTCGACTCTGGGTGAGCACGTCCTTCTCCACGGTCGGCCACCAGCTCGCCGTCGTGGCGGTGCTGGCGCAGTCCTGGGAGCTGACCGGCGACCCCGTTGCGGTGGGTGCCGTCGGCCTGGCCCAGGCGCTGCCGATGATGGTGGGCGGGCTCGTCGGTGGGGTGCTCGCCGACGCGCTCGACCGGCGTGGACTCGTGCTCGCGACCACTGCGGGGCAGGGGGTCGCCGCCGCCGGACTCGCCGCGCAAGCGTTTGCGCAGCTCGGTTCGTTCTCCTTGCTTCTGGCGCTGGTGGGGTTGCAGTCCGGCTGCGCCGCGCTCGGGGCACCGGCCCGGCGGACGTTCGTCGTCACACTGTTGCCGGGGCAGCAGGTGGGAGCGGGGCTGGCGTGGACGAACCTGAGCTTCCAGGCGGCGATGCTCGTCGGGCCCGCACTGGGCGGGGTCGTCACCGCGGCGTGGGGATCCGGTGCCTGTTACGCGGCCGACGCCGCGAGCCTCGTGATCGCCGCGTACGGCGTGCTGCGCCTTCCCGCCATGCGGCCCGCCGGGGAGACGCGCGTGCGACCGAGGACGGTGGTGCAGGGGCTGACCTTCGTCGCCCGGACGCCGGTGGTCGCGGGTGCGTTCCTCACCGACGTGTGCGCCACCGTGCTCGCCATGCCCATCGCGTTGTTCCCCGCGCTGAACGACGAGCGCTTCGCGGGCGACCCGAAGACACTCGGGCTGTTCCTTTCGGCCATCGCGGTGGGTGGCCTGGCGGCCGGATTCCTGTCCGGCTCGTTCACCAGGCTGCGTCGACTCGGGATCGTGCAACTCGTCGCGGCGGCGGTGTGGGGCGTGGCGTTGACTGGCTTCGGTCTCGCGACGCCGTTGTGGCTCGCACTCGCGTGCCTCGCGGTGGCCGGTGCGGCCGACACGGTCTCGGTGGTCTCGCGTGGAGCGCTCGTACAGCTCGCGACGCCGGACTCGCACCGCGGTCGCGTGAGCGGAGTGGAGTTCGTGGTGGGCGCGTCCCTGCCCGATCTCGGCAACTTCCGGGCGGGCGCGGTCGCGGGGGTCGCGTCACCGGCGTTCGCCGCGGTGTCGGGCGGGTTGCTGTGCCTCGCCGGTCTCGGCGCGTTGGCGGTGGGCAACAGGTCGTTACGCCGGTTCCGGACCGGGGCGCCGGAGCAGGAGCCCGACCCGGTGGGCTGA
- a CDS encoding MarR family winged helix-turn-helix transcriptional regulator, with protein MNSPDPTGEEGFWRPLRRLQDVMDDEIARLYAERGVSVRPRHTMPLIRLGRRGPMTIRELAEAVDVTHSAMSQTIAVLKRDGLVSTRPGTDARTKVVELTDAARELLPFLEAEWRATEEAIAELDAELPYSLARAVRDMERALRARSFRDRVAERLARTEQRPS; from the coding sequence ATGAACTCTCCCGATCCCACCGGTGAAGAAGGCTTCTGGCGGCCACTACGGCGGCTCCAGGACGTCATGGACGACGAGATCGCGCGGCTCTACGCCGAGCGCGGCGTCTCGGTGCGGCCCCGGCACACCATGCCGCTCATCCGGCTGGGCAGGCGCGGGCCGATGACCATCCGGGAACTCGCCGAGGCCGTCGACGTCACCCACTCGGCGATGAGCCAGACCATCGCCGTCCTCAAGCGGGACGGGCTGGTGAGCACCCGGCCCGGCACCGACGCGCGGACGAAGGTGGTGGAGCTGACCGACGCCGCCCGTGAGCTGCTGCCGTTCCTGGAGGCCGAGTGGCGGGCCACCGAGGAGGCGATCGCCGAACTGGACGCGGAACTGCCGTACTCGCTGGCCCGCGCCGTTCGTGACATGGAGCGGGCGCTACGCGCACGGTCGTTCCGCGATCGGGTCGCCGAGCGACTCGCCCGAACCGAACAGCGGCCGTCGTGA